The proteins below come from a single Bryobacter aggregatus MPL3 genomic window:
- a CDS encoding adenine phosphoribosyltransferase translates to MNDLKNLIREVADFPKPGINFYDITTLLKDRSGLKLTLDALKERYKGSQIDTVIGIEARGFFFAPAVAYALGAGFVPVRKKGKLPHQTTCVEYALEYGTDKLEIHTDAIQAGERVLILDDVLATGGTAKAVADMVAQLGGNLVGLSFVIELDFLKGRDKLAGHDVFSLLHY, encoded by the coding sequence ATGAATGATTTGAAAAACCTGATCCGCGAAGTCGCGGATTTCCCCAAGCCCGGGATCAACTTTTATGACATCACGACGCTCCTCAAGGATCGTAGTGGGCTCAAGCTGACGCTTGATGCTTTGAAGGAGCGCTACAAAGGTTCCCAGATCGATACGGTGATCGGGATCGAAGCCCGTGGCTTCTTTTTTGCTCCTGCCGTTGCCTACGCTCTCGGCGCTGGTTTTGTGCCGGTGCGCAAGAAAGGCAAGCTTCCCCACCAAACCACCTGCGTGGAATATGCGCTTGAATACGGCACGGACAAATTGGAGATTCATACAGACGCCATTCAAGCCGGCGAGCGGGTTCTGATTCTGGACGATGTGCTGGCTACTGGCGGTACTGCCAAAGCGGTTGCGGATATGGTGGCCCAGCTTGGGGGAAATCTGGTCGGACTCAGCTTTGTGATCGAACTCGATTTTCTGAAGGGCCGCGACAAGCTCGCCGGTCATGACGTCTTCAGCTTGTTGCATTACTAA
- a CDS encoding acylphosphatase has product MGARRWLVSGRVQGVGFRNYVQKHALKNGLSGYAKNLEDGSVEVHAVGEDTALQILSGYVRRGPMLADVRTVDEQVAEHVRYDGFHIR; this is encoded by the coding sequence ATGGGAGCGCGGCGTTGGCTTGTCAGTGGCAGAGTGCAGGGTGTGGGATTTCGGAATTATGTGCAGAAACACGCCCTAAAGAATGGCCTCTCCGGCTATGCAAAGAATCTGGAGGATGGCAGCGTGGAGGTGCATGCCGTGGGAGAGGATACTGCTTTGCAGATCCTGTCCGGGTATGTGCGGCGGGGGCCAATGTTGGCCGATGTCCGGACGGTGGATGAGCAAGTGGCCGAGCACGTTCGCTACGATGGTTTTCACATCCGATGA